In Leptospira harrisiae, a genomic segment contains:
- a CDS encoding Crp/Fnr family transcriptional regulator → MLEAMFGKFGKVFQPNEVLFCEYEPGNDFYLIKEGKVKITKTIGTSIKTLDVLEAGDILGEMAILEEQPRSATAIAVTEVKALNFNRANFEMLMTKNPALAMKLLHIFSFRIYDQKRRLMILLMDDIIGKVCDVFVMLYEKQYNNDVYNEIILSATVDDIANWCAQPVGEVQKVLMQYVKTGKLDLYPDKIVIHNISDFQRIVNQKRKPT, encoded by the coding sequence ATGTTAGAAGCTATGTTTGGAAAGTTTGGAAAAGTTTTCCAACCAAACGAAGTTTTATTTTGTGAATATGAACCAGGAAACGACTTTTACCTCATCAAAGAAGGAAAGGTAAAAATCACAAAGACCATTGGAACCAGTATCAAAACCTTAGATGTATTGGAAGCTGGGGATATTTTGGGAGAGATGGCCATTTTAGAAGAACAACCTCGTTCTGCCACTGCTATTGCGGTGACAGAAGTGAAAGCTCTGAACTTCAACCGAGCCAATTTCGAAATGTTAATGACCAAAAACCCAGCCCTGGCAATGAAACTCCTTCATATTTTTTCCTTTCGGATTTATGACCAAAAACGTCGCCTTATGATCCTTCTTATGGATGATATCATTGGAAAAGTCTGTGACGTCTTTGTAATGTTATACGAAAAGCAGTATAACAATGATGTTTATAATGAAATTATCCTTTCTGCTACTGTGGATGACATTGCCAATTGGTGTGCCCAACCTGTTGGAGAAGTCCAAAAGGTGCTCATGCAGTATGTAAAAACAGGCAAACTAGATCTCTATCCGGATAAAATTGTTATTCACAATATCTCCGATTTCCAAAGGATAGTGAATCAGAAACGTAAACCTACGTAA